CGACGATTGGAAATGGTACCCATATAGGTTTTTTAGCGCCTTCCAAACAAGTAGTGGATGCATTTTTTCAAGCAGCATTGGCAGCAGGAGCAAAAGAGGAGGGCGCACCAGGGCCTCGTCAAGACTATGGTGAACCTTATTATGGCTGTTTTGTTCGCGATTTAGATGGCCATAAAATAGAGGTTCACTTTTGGGATGTGTCGTTAATGTCACAAAATATGTAAAAAAGGGGCTCCTAGCCCCTTTTTTACATATTGGGGTAGTTTGGCCCCCCAGCCCCCTCTGGTGTCACCCAAGTAATATTTTGTGCTGGGTCTTTAATATCACAGGTTTTACAGTGTACACAGTTTTGTGCATTAATTTGAAACCGTTTACCTCCTTCCTCGGCATCTACCACTTCATAAACACCGGCAGGGCAATAGCGTTGTGCTGGCTCATTATATTTAGGCAGGTTTTCCCGAATGGGTAATTCTGGATCAGCTAATTTTAGGTGGCAGGGTTGATCTTCTTCATGGTTGGTATTGGAAATAAATACAGAGCTGAGTTTATCAAAACTGATTTGATTATCCGGTTTAGGGTAGTCAATTTTTTTGCACTCTGCTGCTGGTTTCATTTGTGCGTAGTCGGGTTTTAAATCATGCAGAGTGAAGGGCAGTTTGCCGTTGAAAATATTTAAATCAATATAGGCAAAAGCAGCACCTAAAATATTGCCATATTTGTGCATGGCAGGGCCAAAATTCCGTTGTTGATATAGCTCTTTATAGGCCCAGCTGGCTTGATATGCTTCAGTAAATTCAGTGGGTTCTGGCTTAGTTTCCGTTTCTGATGACAGAACTTTAAATAGGGTTTCAGCAGCAATCATGCCTGACTTCATCGCAGTGTGAGAGCCTTTAATTTTGGCGAAGTTTAGCGTACCTGCATCACAACCAATTAATAGCCCGCCGGGAAAGGTCATTTTAGGAAGTGATTGAATACCTCCTTTGGCAATTGCCCGGGCGCCATAAGATACACGCTTACCACCTTCTAAATATTGTTTAATGACAGGATGATGTTTGTGACGTTGAAATTCATCAAAAGGGCTTACATGGGGGTTTTCATACCCTAAGTCAGTAATTAAACCCACCACCACTTGATTATTCTCTAAATGATAAAGAAAGGAACCACCATGGCTACCACTTTCTTTTAATGGCCAACCTGTGGTGTGTACGACTAAACCTGGCTGATGCTTTTCGGGAGGGATGTCCCATAACTCTTTGATACCAATACCGTAGTGTTGGGGCTCTTTACCTTCATCCAATTTAAACTTAGCAATCAGCTGCTTTCCTAAATGGCCACGACAACCTTCGGCAAATACAGTATATTTAGCATGTAGCTCCATGCCTGGCATATAGCCATCTTTTGGTTGGCCATCATGACCAACACCCATATCACCAGTGATAACTCCTTTAACTGTACCACTATCGTCGTACAATACTTCAGCAGCAGCAAACCCAGGAAAGACTTCAACACCGAGATTTTCTGCTTGTTCAGCTAACCAACGACATAAGTTGCCTAAGCTGATAATATAGTTACCTTCGTTGTGCATTGTTTTTGGTATAAAGAGGGGAGGCACTTTAACCGATTTTTCGGCATTATTGAGCACATAAATATCATCCTGGGTCACAGGCGTATTAATGGGAGCACCTTTGTCTTTCCAGTCAGGAAATAATTCCTTCAATGCAGTAGGCTCTAGGATAGCGCCAGAAA
This genomic interval from Spartinivicinus ruber contains the following:
- a CDS encoding VOC family protein — encoded protein: MSDDMPSIISHVSIGTNQFEQAVSFYDKVLEPLGCKRMMEYPGAVAYGKQFPEFWVQTPIDGKTATIGNGTHIGFLAPSKQVVDAFFQAALAAGAKEEGAPGPRQDYGEPYYGCFVRDLDGHKIEVHFWDVSLMSQNM
- a CDS encoding electron transfer flavoprotein-ubiquinone oxidoreductase, with protein sequence MQRESMEFDVVIVGAGPAGLATACRLMQLATEANQDLTVCVVEKGSEVGAHILSGAILEPTALKELFPDWKDKGAPINTPVTQDDIYVLNNAEKSVKVPPLFIPKTMHNEGNYIISLGNLCRWLAEQAENLGVEVFPGFAAAEVLYDDSGTVKGVITGDMGVGHDGQPKDGYMPGMELHAKYTVFAEGCRGHLGKQLIAKFKLDEGKEPQHYGIGIKELWDIPPEKHQPGLVVHTTGWPLKESGSHGGSFLYHLENNQVVVGLITDLGYENPHVSPFDEFQRHKHHPVIKQYLEGGKRVSYGARAIAKGGIQSLPKMTFPGGLLIGCDAGTLNFAKIKGSHTAMKSGMIAAETLFKVLSSETETKPEPTEFTEAYQASWAYKELYQQRNFGPAMHKYGNILGAAFAYIDLNIFNGKLPFTLHDLKPDYAQMKPAAECKKIDYPKPDNQISFDKLSSVFISNTNHEEDQPCHLKLADPELPIRENLPKYNEPAQRYCPAGVYEVVDAEEGGKRFQINAQNCVHCKTCDIKDPAQNITWVTPEGAGGPNYPNM